Genomic segment of Ailuropoda melanoleuca isolate Jingjing chromosome 1, ASM200744v2, whole genome shotgun sequence:
CCTTTGGAAACTCAAACCCTGAACACCCAGACCTTTGATAGGAACTTAATCCTGGCCAGCACCATTTCAGAAGCAGAGACCAGGGAAACCAAGACCACTTTTCCTGCAACAGAGACCAGGGCCTTCACTAAAAGGACACTGTCCAAGTTCATGGTTGTGATCACCACTTCTATGGAGGCATCAGCCACCAGTGGCAGCCCCATGGGAACTGGAATGGCCACAGTTGAGACTGTTACAGGCAGGGATCTTGTGGAATCTGTCTTTGACACCCTTTGCACTGATGACAgctcagaagaggaaaagaggatcACAACTGACGTCTTGACATTGGCTCACACCTCTGCAGAAGCCACAGGCCCGGCCTTGGACAGCAGCGCCTTCTCGGACAGCTCAGTTCTGGCCATCACCACCTCCCCGTCCCTGGCACCTGACAAGGCCACTTCGACTAAAGACTTGCTTGCCTACAACATCACTGACACTGAGTTTACCAATTGCAGCATTATAGAAATAATaaccactgccaccacccttgGGACCTCGGACATAGATCTCGACCCCACAGGAGGAAAGGCCTTGTCTCCCCCGGAGATGTCAACTTTGCCTGATTCCACCAAAGCAGAATCGCACCTCACCAAGACCATGACATCTGCAGAGACCTCGTCAGCAGCCAGTGTCCCAGAACCAGCCACACCTGACACCACAGTTGAGATCTCACTAACTGCTAATAGCACCACAGAAGGAGAACTCACAACAGCCGAGCCCATGACCCCCAGCACTTTGGTGACCGTCAGCACCAGCCCCTTAGAAGAAACTTCAGTCCTCTCTGTTGAGACAACGAGCCATACTGAGGTCTCTGGAGTGGTTACAATCTCCACAGGGACTGGGTCAGCGGTGGGTAAAGTGGCTTCCCCTGTTGGGCCCTCAGCTACGGCTTACAGCCATACCCACGTAGCCACTAGCAAGAACTCCAACTCCTCACAGCCTTCTATCACAGATAGCACAACCAATGGGCCTGTGCCCATCAGCAGGAACCCTTTTCCTTCTGTCCATCTGACTATGGCCAACAGCAGCCGAGAGGCAAACATCACCTTAGTCAAGACCACAGCCTTAGCCAGCAAGACTGGAGGGAAGGCCCCAACAGCTCTGCTCACCACTGCTCAGCCAAGGTGGACCACAGAAGCTACTGCAGGTAAGTGGCTCCCACAGCTGTGATCTGGGGGATGTGGCGTTTGGAGTTGCCAGGATGTCTACGTGCTTCAGGGGTAGGGGGCAAGGAAGGATCTGGGGCCTATTCTGAGCCCAGTCTCTGATGTCACCTCCTCATGATCTTCTAGTGATTCTTACCAAAGTCAGAAACAAAGCAGAGTTAGGGTGGTGTATGGAAAAACCGTGGGGCTAATAGTCTGGAGAAAGGGTTTGAGATCCTGGTTTTGCCCTTAACAACTTAGTGACCTAGGACAGGtcctttccctctctgctccctggcctcagtttccccaccagtAACCGGAGGGGGTCGTGATGGATGAACAACGAGGTCCTTTCCAGCTCTGCCCTTCCATGACATTAACAGTTGAGTAACTACTATGTGCCTGGTAGGGCCCCAAATTTTATTCAAAAGCCACCGTCCTCATACTCTAGAAGCTTCTGGGATAGCTAGAGCCACACAGGGGGTACCATATGAATATCTGGCCCAAGCTGCTGCCCTCTGAGCAGCTGGGACCCCATGAAAGTGGGGCTTACTGGATGTGTTTGCTTGGCTTGGAGCCATAGTGATttgaaacaaaccaacaaacaaattGGGTGACGGGTTGGGGGTTTAAAGCTACATGTCTGAGACAACAGTTCTCACAGGGAAGAAGCCGCTTGTGAGA
This window contains:
- the MUC20 gene encoding mucin-20 isoform X1, coding for MVAGAPPRMGFLWGLALPLFFCWEAGSSAGPSTSRPGPLVTTNHREEPAMTPGVRINSEGAFQTTDLVETSVPSRIPLETQTLNTQTFDRNLILASTISEAETRETKTTFPATETRAFTKRTLSKFMVVITTSMEASATSGSPMGTGMATVETVTGRDLVESVFDTLCTDDSSEEEKRITTDVLTLAHTSAEATGPALDSSAFSDSSVLAITTSPSLAPDKATSTKDLLAYNITDTEFTNCSIIEIITTATTLGTSDIDLDPTGGKALSPPEMSTLPDSTKAESHLTKTMTSAETSSAASVPEPATPDTTVEISLTANSTTEGELTTAEPMTPSTLVTVSTSPLEETSVLSVETTSHTEVSGVVTISTGTGSAVGKVASPVGPSATAYSHTHVATSKNSNSSQPSITDSTTNGPVPISRNPFPSVHLTMANSSREANITLVKTTALASKTGGKAPTALLTTAQPRWTTEATAGGDGGFLLLRLRVASPEDLTDPRVAERLMQQEGLRNIRSSQAWLCARGGSAACGLGHCPHAQTGAALLR
- the MUC20 gene encoding mucin-20 isoform X2; translated protein: MVAGAPPRMGFLWGLALPLFFCWEAGSSAGPSTSRPGPLVTTNHREEPAMTPGVRINSEGAFQTTDLVETSVPSRIPLETQTLNTQTFDRNLILASTISEAETRETKTTFPATETRAFTKRTLSKFMVVITTSMEASATSGSPMGTGMATVETVTGRDLVESVFDTLCTDDSSEEEKRITTDVLTLAHTSAEATGPALDSSAFSDSSVLAITTSPSLAPDKATSTKDLLAYNITDTEFTNCSIIEIITTATTLGTSDIDLDPTGGKALSPPEMSTLPDSTKAESHLTKTMTSAETSSAASVPEPATPDTTVEISLTANSTTEGELTTAEPMTPSTLVTVSTSPLEETSVLSVETTSHTEVSGVVTISTGTGSAVGKVASPVGPSATAYSHTHVATSKNSNSSQPSITDSTTNGPVPISRNPFPSVHLTMANSSREANITLVKTTALASKTGGKAPTALLTTAQPRWTTEATAGGDGGFLLLRLRVASPEDLTDPRVAERLMQQLCHELHTHVLPIHVSLLRIRRG